One Drosophila willistoni isolate 14030-0811.24 chromosome XL unlocalized genomic scaffold, UCI_dwil_1.1 Seg142, whole genome shotgun sequence genomic window, CacttatatattatatatgtattatgaaattggtcagatgtttgtaacgcacagaaggagacgtttccgaccccatcaagtatatatattcttgatcagcatgagaagctgagtcgatatagccatgtccgtctgtccgtccgtctgtgcaaatcaacttcacgccaccatcttaagagctatcgggatgatatttgagctacttatagcccggagcagataaagtaTAACAATTGTTAGGATGGGACCACTAGATCATATAGTtatagaagaaacattttcataaaaattggagtatcgcCATGAAATTTATTAATGTGATAGTATTGAATACAAAGCATCAGATCAGATTTCAAttagatcggataaatataacacaagtcacagtcaatataaatcggctctactacgtcattCCTGATTGATGAATTGGCATTGATAATTTGCGGatacagaaaaagagtttggaacatGTCAAAATATTATGGTCAAGGacttagcttctttgatatttagttttattttcgatACCGAATTATTTGGCATTGAGTctttaaaatctttaaaatatttggaaatttgATGTCTGTTTACAAAAACTCCGAACAACATTTTAAGGCCATGAATTTAGAGGCCTTAAAAAAATCCCATTTAACTATTCAAAATTAACAATGAATACTATTTTCCAATTTCCCAATGAACAGAGACAAAcacaaatattaatatttttctttataatgtttataatcatttatttattttaattttttacataAATGGAATGAACTACTTAACAAactaggcaaaaaaaaaaaaattaattgataaaaatatgtatttacgatatttttagtttttttttgttgttgtcttttgtttttgttttatgttttttttttgttgtttgtttgtttgtttgtgtgtgtgtaaaacttttaaataaaacgaaacaaaatatttcttaCATAGGTAAATCATTTGtgtttgcatttatttttttttttttctttaattttgtttttcatttttattattattaaataataataataataaccatTTGCTTATGGAAAGGAGGAGAAGGGGGATGAGTTAAACTCATAAAAAACTTTTCCGACAGGTTTGAGGAAAATTTTTGGATAGGGggaacaagaaaaaaaaatatttatatatatttggaaTTTGGGAATTGGAGGGGTAAGGGAAGGGGTAGACATTTTGTGGAACAATAACTCACttaattttagtttaaaaCATAATACTgagcaaaaaatttgtatttattattttgcttacgttattttttgcttttgtttttctcttcttcttcttctatttgcttattttcctttgttttcaaagttttatattttaggttattatttttattggtttttcttaagaattttcttcttgtttgttttttttctttttctttcacgGGCCAGTTTAAGTTTATAAAtttgactatttttttttgttgtttttcatttaattttttatgttagtttttacTTCTTGTGactttctatttttattatggtggtgtttgtgtatgtgtgtgtgtgtgcattggATTATcacgttttctttttgttgttctatttttttttgtgttttttttttatgtggaATATTAACACACAAAAGCATATGTTTTAAGATTTATGCTAATCTAGcattaaaatacaatttaaaataaaataacaatttaTTAGGCATTATTTTGACACTCATACGAAtacgtgtgcgtgtgtgtgttggtgtgtgttggtgtgtgttggtgtgtgtgtgtgtgtgttggtgtgggTGATATACAACtaggcaaacacacacatcaaCAATTGCACTTTTCACTATATAAAGCTACAAATTGTCTTTTCTTTCGTTTGAAAAccatattttcttttctttcaataTATAGATCgatctctttctttttatctctctctgtctttcttcttcttctttcctGCTCCCTTATGTTCATTCGTGGTATCCTTGTTGGTCACACGAAGTATATTCAGAAATGTGCCAAAATGTTATagattttgtgtgtgtgtgtgtttgttgtggTGGGTCGGGAGCAAGGGGAATGTACTAAAGTGCCTAAATATAGACAACGCCTGTGGCTATGCaacatttttttccatttgttttttctttttcacaaaaaaaaaatatattattataataaaataaaataaaaagaaaaaaaaaaggagaacaTGCAACAATTAACAAAACATATAATGGATAGATAGAGAATCTGAGAAtagaaatgtgtgtgtgtctgtgtgtgtttgtatatgtgtgtagAGCTATTAGAGGCGCGTTACTACAATATCTTCTTCGAGATCATCGAGCTCATCATCGGTCTCCTCAACGCCATCAGCGGCATTGGCctcagcagcagctgcagctgcagcagcagccgcagcggCCTCCTTCTCCTTTTCAGCTGCCTCCAGTTTCTCTTGCTTCTTGACCTTGCGTTGCtgcaaaaccaacaaaaaatcaaacaattaaaatcgAAAAGGGTTAATGTCAAAAAAGAAGACTCCCAAGATAGGCTGAGCTTAAACTTTCATAGTGTAACTTACCTTCTTTCTGTAGAGAATCTCCACAATGACATAGCCAATGCAGCCGAGCGTCAAGACGGCCAACAGGATGTAAAGCTTCATTCTTGTGCACAACGTCGTGGCATAGGCATAGGCAATGACAAAACCAGCCGATTCCCAGAGACGATAGTTGGAGAACGCCGCCTCCTTGTTGCGACGGAAGAGCAGGCCATAGAGACCATTGATCTGTGTCTGCCAGACGGCATCGCCCACACCCCAGAGGCCGGACATGGCATAGAATATGATGGGATTATCGGGATTGGGACGCCAGAAGAGCATCACCGAAATGAGGGTGAAATGTACCACAGCGCCAAGGACAATGATGGGTGTGCGGCCAATGTACTTCATGACCGAACCGAAGAGAATCGAACAGAGGGCATTTACCACACCGAAACAGATCATGACGAAGCCAATTTTATTGACACCCAAAGCACATGCCACATAGGCCTGAGTGAAGTCGGCACCAATGAACGCCTGCTCCATACCAATGAAGACCGTGATGGGGATAAGGAGTTGTAGATTCGGTTTCTTCATCTGACGGAAGGTGGCCGAGAGCAGCTGCAGTCCTGAGAGTTCGGCTGCCGAATTGGAACCCTTACGCTTCTCACCATATCGCTTCAATGGGTCGAGGAAGAAGGCAATTATGCAAACGGCCGCAACAATGCATGACAAATAGATCATGGAGATTTCAAAGATTTCATCCTCCGATGGACGTTCGAGATTGCCGTGACCAGAAGTGCCGGTGCTGGTACAGAAATGTGCACCACACAAGGCAAGATCCTCCGCACTGACGGTTGAGTtatcgctgctgctgctgctgccatggGGACCACTGGATAGCACTGTGGATGGGGGAGAGGAAACGTATTACATAacccgacacacacacacacacacacacagaaagtaAAGAAGAAAACTTACCCAAACTGGAGATGAGATTGCCCCAGAGCTCAGCGGATTGCCAGGCCAGGAAGAAGAAGCCAAAGAATCTCACAATAATGGCATCAACAGCCTGTTCCGTTATCTTGGCATACACTTGACCCACCTGAGTCAAATAGGTGGCCTTCGATGCCCACATGGGAGCGGCACCCATACCCACCAGGATGCCAGCTGGCACCAATGTATAGAATCGCGGGAATAACTGGAATGCAATGTATGGAGCATAGCACAACATACTGCATACCAAAGTCCATTTCACTGTCAATTTCCTGATGATCAGTGTGGGCAAAAATATGCAGGATACCACCAAAGCGGCATATATCGCACTAAGCGATACTGTGCCGAGGCCGTCCTTTGAATTAATTGACGATTGCAGATTCGCTGTGCCCTacaaaaacccaatataaacCCAGATTTAGTTATCGCTCTTACAATATCATATCTTAAAGCCGGGGCCAATCCTACCTGAAATGCTGTAAACTGAACCATAAACGCTATTGAGATGATTGAGATATTCTTTAAGATGCGCCATTTCTCGCGCGGATTCAACACAACTTTCTCTCGCAGCGAGGCGGTGTCGGGCTCAAAACCAGCTTTtggctaaaaataaaaataaaaaaaaaaagatcaaaacaaaataaataaaaaatcacaTTATGGGAGATGAAGATCAGTgaaacaaatacacacacgcacacacatatcGGTTCAGAGAGGTGTGCCTAAAATGTTTGCCACAATCAGAAACTCAAATTCCCCTCAAAGCTAAAAGAAAAGCAACTGGAATTTTCTTTCCCTTATGATGTATCTAAGATCTATCTAGTATCTTGTAGAATGTTTCTGATTGTAGAAAACTATTTAATCAGTTGTCATTATttgttaaaaacaaattactaAAATAATCAACTTAAGTCTTCTAACTAATAAAGGAAACACCCAAATATTCCCAGGAAAATAGATGATGGAAAATCCCACTTAGGTTAGACCTGGCTTGATCTTTTTGTGGATTGAAGTGAATTGAGTTACTTAGTGGTTTATACTATATATGATATACGATTAATTGCCACCTTGTAGAAAGTACTTTTCATGGCCTCATATAGCGCATCTGAAAGTCAGGAAATCATTTAAACTGCTAAAAAGAGAAGTCACCTAGAAACTTCCCGAGAGTCTCCAGGTTTTGAgttgtgtttttgttaattaataattacaaaagaaaagaatataCTACTTTCAGAATATGGAAATCATTTCAAAAGGATCCCTCAAGATGATGAGAGAGAACTGATCGGCTTTAAGTCCCTAGGAGCCCTCGATTTGACTAGCTATAtcttcaataaaaatttctataatataTTTCTTCAAAATGATTGAAAAGAGGATAAAAGAAAAGACACTTGATGGATACTTATACATCCAAATATAGGTATGGAAAATTTGCTTAAGAACTTGTGTTTTTATTGGGCACAGTCAATAACTCAGACATCTAAAGCGATGTGATCCACTTTATCCCATTTTTAGGACTTTAGCTTATTggtaatttatttgaattgttaAGGTTAAAATCTTGATGTAAACTTGAGTAAAGTCTCACGTTTCAAATAGAATCCAAACCATATAAGTACATGTGTATGTAGGGGGATTGGGAAGTCAGCATGGGGGTGGGGTGGGGGTATCAATATCTACGCCCATGCCCCTGTAAAGGGTCAAGAGAGCGAAAGGGGTAAGGGGGAGCATCGTTCAAATTTCCGCTTTCTGTGCACGCGTTCGCCTGCATAcacattaattaattatttatatctTGTGGCATTTTACGATTTCGGTTTctaaaaggcaaaaaaaaaaaaataatccaaATCGAAGCAGCTTGAATTTTTGGTAAAAGGGCACGCGGCGCATGCGTTTTGATCGCGTTTCGCACGCGTTTTTCACTCAATGCGCATGATCGGCCAAAATGGCCATAAAAAATGCGCCTCAAGCGCTTGCCAatcaaaagtttttattttttgtttttttttttataaatttattttcgttCAACGTAGAACTGACCGAATTGCCATTTTGCATGCACtgcacaacaaaaacaacaacaacaacaaaaaactatcAACTACTtacagtcaaaaaaaaaaaaaaaaaaatattggcaAGAAGGTTACATGAGAGCCAATACgagggcacacacacacacacacacactctgtGTCGGTGTATtagatattattatttacgtaaatacacaaaaaacaaaaagaaaagaaaaaactaaactaaaacaaaatgtatttgttgtttttgttgtttcgttttgttgatGCGGGACGGggtcataaaatttaaattgcccTCACAAGACGAGGGGATATTCAAAGGGGCtactgtatgtgtgtgtgtgcgtgtgtgtgggggggAGGATGGTCCCATGTGTTAGTGGGTGGTTGGGTTGGCGGCTTCAGGGGGGGGTGTAGGATGTGGGTGGTTGACCAACACGCGCCGTTATGCAAACATCCCATCGATTACAGCGTTTTTTTCCGCTTTTTTGTGTGTGAAGAAGTGAGCGGCTCTTCCCCCCTCCTCCACCCTCTCACTCTCCCTACATttatatttgtgttttttttttgtatgcaaattttctttctcaaaTTTTCTCAATCTTATCACAACGATCAAtcaatagatagctatagtatatAGTAAAACAAATCAGTTTGTAGTGAAGGTGGAAGttcaattttactttagaATATTATTTTGCAAGAGAATTACTTAATTAGTGATTAGTTTTAATAGATAATTAAAGATGACATTGAATGCAATTTCTTGCAGCTTCGAGGGGGGATTACATTAAGTTTGTCAGTCGATCgcaaaaaaaaggttaaatcAAGTCATTTTTGTCTATTCTCCCATTAATATCTGTCTTTATGTATCAGATATTCGTCTATATAAATCTTCTAACTTTTCAATCTCTTTGAATTTAAGCTTCAgaacatataaaatatttgattaatCAGGAATTTGGAACGTTTTAAGCATTTTTTTAGCTGTGGGTTTAAAAAGAGACCAAACAGAAGCCACgtcacacttttttttttttttgtttatattatattatgcAATTTGGCTCATTGCTCATTCGGCAGCAGCTGTGTTTGGCTTAAGGATTATAAAATTTACGAAATTCATCATCGACATTAtcgagaaaacaaaaacccaaaatttcAAGAGCAATCACATATAAGTACGACTCGAGTATACTCTTTACCAACTATCAGAAAGGTAACAACATATCAGGTCCAATTTTTCAGGTCCAATTTTGCCACCCTTTACCAAACGTATGTAATTACAGGATCGTTCCTTATAAAGGCTAATAATTAATACCAAAGACAGTTCAGAGTTTCATTTTAGTAAAGTTAAGTAAAATAACATGAGCTTTAAGTTCACTTGTGAAGGAAACCATTTCAGGTTTAATTAATGAGAACTCTTagtataaatatgtataaagtCGTATCCTTCCTAGATTTGCCTATTGATTTGTTATCTCTCGATAATCTTCAGAATGTATTTATTTGCATAGTTTTTCCCAAGGTGCATTAATAACTTTTTCAACAAGTTTGACCCAATAATAATTGCTCATACTTCCCCTCACTATGTTTCtctctatatctctctctctgtctgtctgtctgtttgtttgtcttcttCTGGGAAACTAGAAAACTGTTTGGCCGTTATGcctgaaacatttttgcatacCTTTCattacaaaaataacaaaaaaaaaaaaaaaaaaaacagcaacaactgaATGCCTTAGTTAACATTGTTTCAAAGTATGAGTCGTGATTTTTAACAGCTGATGCTAACTTAAGATTGGGGATAGAGGGGCAGGGCCGAAGGCTTGGAGGCTTGAGGCTGAGACTGGGGCTTTCCGAATGTCTGGCtagttaaagtttttttttttcatagaAAAAGCGACAAACAAGTGCGCGTAATAATAATACACACACCGGTTgactggttggttggttggttggttggttggttgcttggtCGGCCAATAATGATATGCGAGAGTTGTGTGTTGTCTGCCCCCCTTTCGTCCCCAACCCGTTtctaaaacacacacacacaccgtctcagtctcagtctccCTAAGTAGAAGGGGGGCATACATAagagccgatatctttgaaaGCGAACCGCTGCAAACCAGTTAAATCAAgctgaaaatagaaaattgcatatgtacatacatacatacatggtGCATAGAGCATAGACAGAGAGGGGTGGCTCTATGGTATAGAAATGTTCAGATTCAGATTTAAATGCAAGAATATATCTATCAACCAAGTTgagttttaattgaatttcaaatgTATTTACTTGTAAGggcattgaatttaattttaattgcttgTTTAAATGCTCTTTAGTTAAGCAGAAGAAGagcttaatttaaaatttgataaattattAATCATATTCAATAGGTTTTCACATGGCTGTGTACCACTGTGCAACAATGTGGCGCATGCGCACGAGATTTgcgtttaaaaataaaaatgcggCACGTTTTGTATTTGCTTTTTTGGCTCACCATGTCTCCTTGTCTCTacttctgtctctctctctctctctctctctctctctctatctgtgtgtaagagtgtgtgtgtgagagtgtgtgtgtgtgtgtgtgttttttttcctcttttacAAGCCTTTGCATTTACACTTTACAGAAATTCATGTTATTTGTGGTTAGCCGGTCTTCTTATGGGTTTTGTTACCCTCTCTACTTAAGCGGGTATATTACTTTTCTGTCTGTTCTGCCCTTGCACTATCTCATCTACCTAATATCTATGCTTATTTTTCATAGATCGTATGACTATATCTGAAACATTTGCCTAAAAGGTGAACCCTCTaagaaaactttcaaaagAAGGACTATGAATTTATAGTAGATTCTACACTACAAATAGAGTATATTTAAGGTCGGCATGTTGAATGGTAATTCGACCCTCTGaatgtgtttttatttattattatttttttttttttggactgCTGCGGTCTTTGGTCTGTTTGTTGGCTCGGTTCGTTCTTGTCGTCTTTAAAAcgagtttcttttttcttattctgGGTATTGTAAGCTAGCCATATTTATGATGATGAAACCTCAAAGACACCTCCTCGCGGGCCCCTTCACCCGTCGCCGCCCCCTCTTTATACTGGCTATTAGGTATTTTTTTGATTgtgtaataaataaatcgatagcccaaaaaaaaaagaaaaaacaaaaaccaaaaatatttggcaaattgtaaattttggCAGCTGCAACTAATTACAAGCAATTGCTTGTCcctatagaaatatatatatatatacatacatcagATGGAAGCTCAAACATTTTGACTGGATTAATGTAacttggtgtgtgtgtgtgtgtgagatgGTGTCACTTTaaaatttcttctttctttctggGTTGCGTGGGTTTCTCGTATTCGTTCGATTTCTTGAGgtgaaattttcaatttggtttctttttgtttctttcgaGGAGTGGCCATCTCATTTAATGATCATTAACATCCACACACATCTACACACATCACATCATTATCATTGCTCATTTTGATCACCATGATCATGAGCATATTCAAAAGCTCACATTAACTTCCTCCTCCtcaaaataaacaacaagCACACACACTTGAAGGCATATATATGCTTTGTGTCATTATAAAACatgatttgattttattttattcacgAAGGCAAACCGCCCCCTTTATACTCCCTCTCATCCACCAATCCACCACGACATTGTAGCCAACCTGGCCAACCTGGCTAGTTCTAATAAATGTGTAATATCACATTAgtataacaataataataatcttgGCTTGACTTTTGTATTTTAATAATTCTGAATTCGAATAGTTCAAAGCAAACTTGTTTCAttcttaaattaaatatatgtatacaggAACTTTCTATGTATTAATAGAACTTTAAATTGATGTCTCATATTTTTAGCGATGATTTATGCAGATTTGCATAGATCAAGACAGTTGGGGTTGAACAATATCCTATATAGATATTTATCTTAAATGGTTTACAAATTagtaaaatacaaaaatttcagaaatttgcttaaatagtcaaaatatttaattattaactaaCAGCTGATTTCTAATTTGATTCAATACCAAAGTGATTAAAGTTCAAATTCATTTTTCGACTCCCTGAATTGGGAGTCTTTTTTccgattttttatttatttacttggatatttaatataaactGATTAGTCCTACGTTTTTTACTCTTTTAGGTCTTTTTTTTAGCCTTTATAGAAAGTATCCTGTTTACTATTTATTTAAGTGCTTAATTttgaaacaaatgaaaatggaacAACCCTAAAAAAAGTGTTGGTTAAcagtttttgttcttgttgaaTATTAAAGCTTATTACCAAAGgacttgaaataataaatggagagaaaaagttttttattcAATGGGAATTGTTTGTTATTCCAAGAATAAAGAGATTGCGAGCTTAGATAAGATTTCCTTTCAATTGTTCCTTTTGAGAGTTACTTCAAACCTTAAGCATTGATCCTGTAACTGTACTTTTTGCTAATTTTGCCTTACTTTCCTTCTATGTGGCTTTTGTGTGGTAGTTAACAACTTACCTTAACTGGCTCATCGTTTTCGAAGCCGGCGTTGGTAAAACCAGTCATTTTGTCTGGCTGGGGGATGGGGGCTTTGGTTAGTTAATTAATCAAACCACTGCCCAGTCGATCGTCAATTACAATCAGCGAGACGGTGagacgaaaaacaaaaatcaattctAAATATATCCTGTAAATAGACAAAagattgaaacaaaaaaatcattaGACAACAATTAGagttaaaaaattataagaaGAACTTTGAAAGAcagatttaattgtttttttggtgATGATTATTCAAATTGATGGCACATTGAAAAGGGCAATGATTtataagaaaatatatatataaattgtggGGGGATTTAAGAGGGTATTGTATATCTgtttattatatacatacatacatacatacatcatgTGCAATATAAGCACAACACAATGGccataacaataacaataacaataataaataataatagtgATAATAATAACCGTTGAACAGCTGAAAAAGATTTTTGTTATTGAAATTGCCCAAGCCGCATAATAATTGTCGGAAATTTTGtagacaaaatcaaaaaaaaaaaacaaactgatgatgatgttgatgatgatgaagatcaTCATGATGTACGACCCGAGATGTAGAGAGACGagcaagagagaaagagattgTTAGAGGGAGGAAAGAGCCCCACAAGAGGTCAACTGTGAAGCGGTAAATTGACGCCCCCaacaaattgacaaaaaataaaatatacatatatataaatatacatattcttgAGGTCGATCAAATCAACTAACTATATTAATAGAACTTTATACTAAATAAACACTCTATTTGATCTAATGATTTTGATTCAAGATCTATCAGTTCcatttttgtatgtgtgtgtgtgtgtgtgtctctgtgtgtgttttaaattaaaaacatttaaatcgTTAATCATAATATTTGACATTTATGTTCCACACGGCTGAATATGTATTTGCCATCATTTAATTGTTGTAATTGCTATTTCTGTTGGCCTAATGGTGGTGCTattggtggtgctggtggtgctggCATGGATTATGCCACTGTCTCAAGTCCCACTAGAccacagacatacatacacacatacatatatgtttgtatgtatagaGGGTCAATCAAAAGTAATTATATATTACTGTTAAGCCAATTGTTAGCTGAATCCGCAATCGTATTTAATTATGAAAATAAGTACATTAGacttctatatatgtacatacactcaaaaaaaaagtgttatAAATGTAGGAACTCTTGAAAAGATTTGTTCAAAATTTTACTTTGAGAACTCGTCCAATATATtggaatacaaaaaaatgtgataattgaaatttttgaatgagttttttttatagaaatcGAATGAATAAATGACTTAATCGTTTGAAACCTAAGAGTGACCATCTGAAGTAATCATAAGCCACTGAAGATATATAATCAAATGAAATTCATGAAGCTTTCGAAAATCTAGGTACATAAAAGAATATTTAAGTTGCTATATacttataatattataaaattttttgaaatattaaaaagaaaatttctcTTTCACCATGACATTTATATTATTGTTATCTAAAAGCAACAATAAATATAATCTGTATCTCTCTGTATACTAACTATTTTTGTAATGGACTCTGAAACTCTTTGTATACTTATTACTCTCATAAAAGAGAGCAAACTCTATGATTAAATATAGAATAGAAAAGCTGAATGGTGTCCAAAATCAAAGGTATCTTTTGGGGCTGTAAAAAGTCTCTCATTACCCCCCCTCTCTAGGCCATTAATGAGGTGTAAAAATGTTGAATTAAATCTGAATCCATTGTTCCATATTCCCTTTTTGATTAAGGAGCAAAGATACCTATAAGCGTCAAATACCTCAAAATGCTTCCGGTAAGTTTGTTAGAGTATTACTTAATAGGGTATCtatatgtttgtttttcttcgtTCGAggcaaattaatatttatttatgcagaaaaaacccaaaaaatagCTTTGGACAGATGTGAAAAGATAATGAtagtaaaagaaaagaataaaacagAAATGAACAGAAATATTAAAGAGggattaaaataaattatgttttctctctctctctaaaaAAACTAATTCAATTCAGATGAATCGCCATCAGATAAAACGATCAACCGATATACCCAACAATAATTCGTATTCATGTATATACTTTTTCTTAATGACAAAATGTCTAGCTTAAGGGCCAATTCTGTTCAAATGACTATTATGTGTCTATATATTTCAGGTGTCTctatacacatacaaatatattgtataaTCGTATTacctaaaaaaacaaaaaaaatcctaACGAGACTACGTCGTAGTTAATCGAGCATTTTAGAAGCGGCATCTGACAGAACAAAGGAAAAACCTAAGCCGAAACCGGGccataattaataaaaaaaaaaacaaaaaaaaactgacacacaaaaaatataaagaactTGCTACTAGCCGACAGCCGATGATAACGACGTTTCTGATGCTGATGACGTCATCGCCAATAAGATCTGGTGGGAAGGGGGAATCGGTTAATGCTATTTACCATCCCCCCTTCTCTACCCATCATCATTCTCTTCTCCACCATCTTAGCCATTGAAGTATAACTCTCTCTATCCCGGATACCAGAAATCGGTTTGCAcgtgttatatatatatatgtatatatatatatatatatatatatattggaaaaatcaattttagAAACTTGCgcgagagggagagaaatGATGATTGAATGATAAaccaaaataagaaaacaattGGCAATTTTCTACAATTTGAGCTTAGATTTagatttataatataaaaaatcgtaaatatatgtatatatatatatatatatatatatatatatatatatatatatatatagatacatatgtatatgtgtagtTTTTTTATGACATCTGCGTGTGCCTTTTGGCAGACACGCGCCTCGACGTCATAAtctttcattta contains:
- the LOC6652857 gene encoding UNC93-like protein — its product is MTGFTNAGFENDEPVKPKAGFEPDTASLREKVVLNPREKWRILKNISIISIAFMVQFTAFQGTANLQSSINSKDGLGTVSLSAIYAALVVSCIFLPTLIIRKLTVKWTLVCSMLCYAPYIAFQLFPRFYTLVPAGILVGMGAAPMWASKATYLTQVGQVYAKITEQAVDAIIVRFFGFFFLAWQSAELWGNLISSLVLSSGPHGSSSSSDNSTVSAEDLALCGAHFCTSTGTSGHGNLERPSEDEIFEISMIYLSCIVAAVCIIAFFLDPLKRYGEKRKGSNSAAELSGLQLLSATFRQMKKPNLQLLIPITVFIGMEQAFIGADFTQAYVACALGVNKIGFVMICFGVVNALCSILFGSVMKYIGRTPIIVLGAVVHFTLISVMLFWRPNPDNPIIFYAMSGLWGVGDAVWQTQINGLYGLLFRRNKEAAFSNYRLWESAGFVIAYAYATTLCTRMKLYILLAVLTLGCIGYVIVEILYRKKQRKVKKQEKLEAAEKEKEAAAAAAAAAAAAEANAADGVEETDDELDDLEEDIVVTRL